The Pseudodesulfovibrio sp. S3 nucleotide sequence AAAGCAGAGGCCCTGCCTTTACCAGAATATCGTCCCGCCCCTGCAAATGGGCCAGGGCGCTGCTCCAGGGGTAATCGGCAGGGTCCGAGACCATGCCTGCACGCACGGGATTGCGTTCGATATAGCGGGCCGCCGCGAGCGCATGCGCCTCATCCATGACAAAGGAGGAAAAGCGATCCTGCCACAGGTGGCCGGTCCAACCCTCGCGCTTGTTGACATGGAGCGAGTAGCGGCGGTGAGCCTCCCCGAAAGCCAGGCGCAAACCGCTTTCGGTCTCTGGAACGGCAATCAGATGCACATGATTGGTCATCAGGCAGTAGCACCAGATGGCCACGCAATGTCTGTCGCACCACTCCCTGACAAGTTCCAGATACAACTGGTAATCCGCCTCGCAAAAGAACGTGGGCAATCGACGGTTTCCTCGCTGCACCACATGGTGGGCCTCACCGGATACGACAATACGAGCAATTCTCGGCATGGGCGCAATATCCTACATGGACTCTACCAAGTCAAGAATTAGGTATACTGTTCCCCTAATTCGAGGTATACTGTCCCCCTAATTCCTGTCCCCCTAATTCCCAAAATGTGAAACTTCTATTATGAACGCTCAATTATTAACTCACACGATCCGTCTTCTAACCCCGTCAACTCATCTAAATGCATATGCTCCCCCTTCAAAGTGTCATCCATTGAAAACAACAA carries:
- a CDS encoding transposase; its protein translation is MPRIARIVVSGEAHHVVQRGNRRLPTFFCEADYQLYLELVREWCDRHCVAIWCYCLMTNHVHLIAVPETESGLRLAFGEAHRRYSLHVNKREGWTGHLWQDRFSSFVMDEAHALAAARYIERNPVRAGMVSDPADYPWSSALAHLQGRDDILVKAGPLLSMVPDWRSFIASGDAQDAMDALSKHARTGRPLGNDAFFDRLQARTGVDLRPRKPGPKKRN